Genomic window (Nymphaea colorata isolate Beijing-Zhang1983 chromosome 1, ASM883128v2, whole genome shotgun sequence):
TGTGAGGGAAGGTGGCATTCTTGGTCATCGGCACGGTGACAAGGTTCCTCCTCGCGTTCGTGGCCGACTTCTCGACGGCGGAAATAACCTCCTTGGCCTTGCCGACGCCGACGCCGACCTGGCCCTGCTTATTGCCCACGATGACGATCGCCCGGAAGGACAACTGCTTTCCTCCTTTAACAACCTTAGTAACCCTCCTCACCTGCACCACCCTCTCCTCGAACCCGTCTCTcaccttctccttcttcttcttcgaccCGAAGCCAGAAGTCTTCTTCACCTTGGAGTCCATCACGTAGATGTCATTACCCAAAATGCTCATTCCACTGTAAGCGGGGCCATAGATCTCCTCATAGGCAGCCGCGATTTGCTCCTCAGTCTCCGGGGGGAGCTCGTCGAAGGAAGGAAAGGGGACGTAGTCCTCCGGCGGGGCCACCTGCTCAAAGGGGACTTCTTCTTCCGGATTCACGTCATCGAAGAAGGAGGTGTCGACGCCGTCTTCGTCTGAGGATTTTGCTCTCGAGAGTGGGAGGCGTAATTGGGGGCTGCCTTGCAACCGGGAGGGTGGAATTGAGGAGGTGGGTCTTCTGAGGGGATAGAAATGGGGTTTTGAGGAGGCCGACAGACTTGGTTCTGAAGGGTGGGAATGGAGTTTCAGAGtggagaaga
Coding sequences:
- the LOC116267408 gene encoding 30S ribosomal protein S5, chloroplastic: MAVASSISSLFSTLKLHSHPSEPSLSASSKPHFYPLRRPTSSIPPSRLQGSPQLRLPLSRAKSSDEDGVDTSFFDDVNPEEEVPFEQVAPPEDYVPFPSFDELPPETEEQIAAAYEEIYGPAYSGMSILGNDIYVMDSKVKKTSGFGSKKKKEKVRDGFEERVVQVRRVTKVVKGGKQLSFRAIVIVGNKQGQVGVGVGKAKEVISAVEKSATNARRNLVTVPMTKNATFPHRADGDYGAAKVMLRPASPGTGVIAGGAVRIVLEMAGVENALGKQLGSKNPLNNARATVEAVSKMRHFKDVAAERGIPVEELWK